One window of Lytechinus variegatus isolate NC3 chromosome 2, Lvar_3.0, whole genome shotgun sequence genomic DNA carries:
- the LOC121407956 gene encoding lathosterol oxidase-like: MDIVLNVLDANLLTPYNIYPETWSEDYWLRQALSLFVVVNLGGAILYFLLAGFSYLFIFDQRLMQHPKILKNQIRKEIMYTLWSIPFMGILTVVMFMLEVRGYSRLYDSFSESQLGWFSLPLEVMSFLFFTDMCIYWIHRWLHHPLVYKHLHKNHHMWKVPTPFASHAFHPIDGFLQSFPYHLYPFFFPLHKGVYLTMFVFVNFWTVSIHDGDYRVPETMKPYINGSAHHTDHHLFYNYNYGQFFTLWDRLGGSFRNPSAFEGNGPLEDVIKMASNGSLSCQTKGKSENPSVHLESNGYNLRKR, from the exons ATGGATATTGTACTGAATGTATTGGATGCCAATCTACTCACACCATACAACATCTATCCAGAAACATGGTCAGAGGACTACTGGCTTAGGCAGGCCCTAAGCCTATTTGTAGTTGTCAATCTTGGAGGCGCCATCCTCTATTTTCTATTGGCTGGCTTCAGTTACCTCTTCATCTTTGATCAAAGACTGATGCAGCATCCAAAAATTCTGAAg AATCAAATCAGAAAAGAGATCATGTACACACTGTGGTCTATTCCTTTCATGGGCATCCTCACAGTAGTCATGTTTATGCTAGAGGTCAGAGGTTACAGTCGGCTTTATGACAGCTTTAGTGAGAGTCAACTTG GATGGTTTAGTTTGCCACTGGAAGTGATGTCCTTTCTGTTCTTCACCGACATGTGTATCTACTGGATCCACCGCTGGCTTCACCACCCCCTCGTCTACAAACACCTTCACAAGAACCATCACATGTGGAAAGTTCCCACTCCGTTTGCTAGCCACGCGTTCCACCCCATCGACGGGTTCCTGCAGAGCTTCCCATACCACCTGTACCCGTTCTTCTTCCCGCTTCACAAAGGGGTGTACCTGACCATGTTTGTCTTCGTCAACTTTTGGACAGTGAGCATCCACGATGGCGATTACCGCGTCCCAGAAACCATGAAGCCGTACATCAATGGTTCGGCCCACCATACGGATCACCATCTCTTCTACAATTACAATTACGGTCAGTTCTTCACCTTGTGGGATAGGCTTGGAGGATCCTTCAGGAATCCCTCTGCCTTTGAGGGTAATGGCCCTCTGGAAGATGTCATCAAGATGGCTAGTAATGGCTCTCTTTCGTGTCAGACCAAGGGGAAATCAGAGAACCCAAGTGTCCATCTCGAATCCAATGGTTACAACCTCAGAAAGCGCTAA